One genomic segment of Gemmatimonadota bacterium includes these proteins:
- a CDS encoding alpha-galactosidase, with the protein MPRSPLALLSLLCAAACVPAAPSSPAPSGSAPAPAAQNPSPMVETTRPHERLAPRPLSGATVTFDGPAGRPVSVHVPTSVTQRGASSLVIHFHGAAWLPQQAVAAHGDSAITAVVNLGAGSGAYHRPFAEPAAFDSLLAGIARAAGTPMRFSSITLSGFSAGHGAIRAILLTPRHFDRVDAILLLDGMHTSYVPEGRVLSDSGALDTTNLAAFAAFARAAVRGEKRFTIAHSEIFPGTFASTTETADWILASLGLRRTPMLRVGPRGMQQLSEVVAGGFTVRGFAGNTAPDHVDQFHAMPELLATVVERRNAGTTTVDAARAPGADPMPTTGFPAPPNAPATIVRTDSTLRLLYDGALILEARLSARGDAPDVRIALDTSDGRVTQVIKWTARGRGGRMQLLGAVHASDEGFAAEPEPAEDARAVVRHSIGPADNGRNRAVYDRQRDWLLSVDFPATTRISTDTIHRDGATDFTLTAEGGEVAIRFRPRFYQRHRGLAHYAPWTYRPWAGSVTGWTSWYAFFDKVTEADIRRTADVMSEVLKPYGFTYLQIDDGYQQLPIGVPDHWLTANAKFPSGLPALRRYITERGLEPGIWTNVSFAQRDVAEANPQWFVKDPAGRPAYGNWVGFVMDGSNPETLRQLVTPVYDSLRAMGWTYFKLDALRHLRYEGYNSFAEYYADRRMDREVVFRDVVAQVRQLVGTRNYLLACWGIRPELIGLVDGMRVGDDGFGYGAFAQYNSFNNVVWRNDPDHIELRQPDRYRATTLTSLTGSVMMITDPPEVYRTSSVEAAKRTAPVLFTRPGQLYDVDASRSSQLHLAAREVSGAGPRPFDADQRLSVPLYQVDIARPFERWTVLARTGGDDPRVALADLGLAPGTDYVAFEFWTQRALGVVRDTLRAPPLDSTYQVQAICLRPRVDHPQLLATDRHVTCGGVDLVEVTWAERTLRGTSDLVPGAAYVLHLTEPAGFGAPTVRAEGAEVVRSTRTAGGRRIELRSPGGGRVRWTARYP; encoded by the coding sequence ATGCCCCGCTCCCCTCTCGCCCTGCTCTCGCTCCTCTGCGCCGCGGCCTGCGTGCCCGCGGCGCCCTCGTCCCCCGCCCCGAGCGGGAGCGCGCCCGCGCCGGCCGCGCAGAACCCTTCGCCGATGGTCGAGACGACGCGTCCGCACGAGCGACTCGCGCCGCGGCCGCTCTCCGGTGCGACGGTCACGTTCGACGGTCCGGCGGGGCGACCGGTCTCGGTGCACGTGCCGACCAGCGTGACCCAGCGCGGCGCCTCCTCGCTGGTCATCCATTTCCACGGCGCGGCCTGGCTGCCCCAGCAGGCCGTCGCGGCGCACGGCGACAGCGCGATCACGGCCGTCGTGAACCTCGGTGCGGGGTCCGGGGCGTACCATCGGCCGTTCGCCGAGCCGGCGGCGTTCGACTCGCTGCTCGCGGGCATCGCGCGCGCGGCCGGGACGCCGATGCGCTTCTCGAGCATCACGCTGAGCGGATTCTCGGCGGGACACGGCGCGATCCGGGCGATCCTGCTCACGCCGCGCCACTTCGACCGCGTCGACGCCATCCTGCTCCTCGACGGGATGCACACGTCCTACGTCCCCGAGGGCCGCGTGCTCTCCGATTCGGGGGCGCTCGACACGACGAACCTCGCGGCCTTCGCCGCCTTCGCCCGCGCCGCGGTGCGCGGCGAGAAGCGGTTCACCATCGCGCACTCGGAGATCTTCCCGGGGACGTTCGCGAGCACCACCGAGACGGCGGACTGGATCCTCGCGTCGCTCGGGCTCCGACGCACGCCGATGCTCCGCGTCGGTCCGCGCGGGATGCAGCAACTGAGCGAAGTGGTCGCCGGGGGATTCACCGTGCGGGGGTTCGCCGGCAACACCGCGCCCGACCACGTCGACCAGTTCCATGCGATGCCGGAGCTGCTCGCCACGGTGGTCGAGCGCCGCAACGCCGGGACGACGACCGTGGACGCGGCACGCGCGCCTGGCGCGGACCCGATGCCGACGACGGGCTTCCCCGCACCGCCCAACGCGCCGGCGACGATCGTCCGCACGGACTCGACGCTCCGTCTCCTGTACGACGGCGCGCTGATCCTCGAGGCGCGGCTCAGCGCGCGCGGCGACGCACCGGATGTGCGGATCGCCCTCGACACCAGCGACGGCCGCGTGACGCAGGTGATCAAGTGGACCGCACGCGGCCGCGGCGGACGCATGCAACTGCTCGGGGCCGTGCACGCCTCGGACGAGGGATTCGCAGCGGAGCCGGAGCCCGCGGAGGACGCGCGCGCGGTCGTCCGGCACAGCATCGGCCCAGCGGACAACGGGCGCAATCGGGCGGTCTACGATCGCCAGCGCGACTGGCTGCTCTCGGTCGACTTCCCGGCGACGACGCGCATCAGCACCGACACCATTCACCGCGACGGGGCCACCGACTTCACGCTCACCGCCGAGGGCGGCGAGGTCGCGATCCGCTTCCGCCCCCGCTTCTATCAACGGCATCGCGGGCTCGCGCACTACGCCCCTTGGACGTACCGGCCGTGGGCCGGCTCCGTGACCGGGTGGACGTCGTGGTATGCCTTCTTCGACAAGGTCACCGAGGCGGACATCCGGCGCACCGCGGACGTGATGAGCGAAGTGCTCAAGCCATACGGCTTCACCTACCTGCAGATCGACGACGGCTATCAGCAACTGCCCATCGGCGTACCGGACCACTGGCTCACCGCGAACGCGAAGTTCCCGAGCGGGCTGCCGGCCCTGCGACGGTACATCACCGAGCGCGGGCTCGAGCCGGGGATCTGGACCAACGTGAGCTTCGCGCAGCGCGACGTCGCCGAAGCGAACCCGCAGTGGTTCGTCAAGGATCCGGCCGGACGACCGGCGTACGGCAACTGGGTCGGCTTCGTGATGGACGGGAGCAACCCCGAGACCCTTCGCCAGCTCGTCACCCCCGTGTACGACTCGCTCCGGGCGATGGGGTGGACCTACTTCAAGCTCGACGCGTTGCGACACCTCCGCTACGAGGGCTACAACAGCTTCGCCGAGTACTACGCCGACCGACGGATGGATCGAGAGGTCGTCTTCCGCGACGTCGTCGCGCAGGTGCGGCAGCTGGTCGGGACGCGGAACTACCTGCTGGCCTGCTGGGGCATCCGCCCCGAGCTCATCGGGCTCGTGGATGGGATGCGCGTGGGGGATGACGGCTTCGGCTACGGCGCGTTCGCGCAGTACAACTCGTTCAACAACGTCGTCTGGCGCAACGATCCGGACCACATCGAGCTGCGACAGCCCGACCGCTATCGCGCCACGACGCTCACGTCCCTCACGGGATCGGTCATGATGATCACCGACCCGCCTGAGGTCTACCGCACGTCGAGCGTGGAGGCGGCGAAGCGGACCGCGCCGGTCCTCTTCACGCGCCCCGGTCAGCTCTACGACGTCGATGCCTCGCGCTCCTCGCAGCTGCACCTCGCCGCGCGCGAGGTGAGCGGTGCCGGTCCGCGTCCCTTCGATGCCGACCAGCGCCTCTCCGTGCCGCTCTATCAAGTGGACATCGCACGGCCGTTCGAACGGTGGACGGTGCTCGCCCGCACCGGTGGAGACGATCCGCGCGTCGCGCTCGCCGACCTCGGGCTCGCGCCGGGGACCGACTACGTCGCGTTCGAGTTCTGGACGCAACGCGCGCTCGGCGTGGTGCGCGACACGCTCCGCGCGCCGCCCCTCGACTCGACGTACCAGGTGCAGGCGATCTGCCTGCGACCGCGTGTCGACCACCCACAGCTGCTCGCGACCGACCGGCACGTGACCTGCGGTGGCGTCGACCTCGTCGAGGTCACCTGGGCGGAGCGCACGCTTCGCGGCACGAGCGACCTCGTCCCCGGCGCCGCCTACGTGCTGCACTTGACCGAGCCGGCGGGGTTCGGCGCCCCCACCGTGCGCGCAGAGGGCGCCGAGGTGGTGCGCAGCACGCGGACAGCGGGGGGACGGAGGATCGAGCTCCGCTCGCCGGGCGGTGGCCGCGTCCGCTGGACCGCGCGGTATCCCTAA
- a CDS encoding alkylphosphonate utilization protein yields the protein MSTLPPCPACASVYTYESGTLLVCPECAHEWVPGASAPADGPDGGRVIRDAVGNVLADGDSVTVIKDLKVKGSSSVVKVGTKVKNIRLVDGDHDIDCRIDGIGPMKLKSEFVKKA from the coding sequence ATGTCCACGCTGCCGCCGTGCCCCGCCTGTGCTTCCGTCTACACCTACGAGTCGGGGACGCTGCTGGTCTGCCCGGAGTGCGCGCATGAGTGGGTGCCCGGCGCCTCCGCTCCCGCGGACGGCCCCGATGGGGGTCGCGTGATCCGCGATGCCGTCGGCAACGTCCTCGCCGACGGCGACAGCGTGACCGTGATCAAGGACCTGAAGGTGAAGGGGTCCTCCTCCGTCGTGAAGGTGGGGACGAAGGTCAAGAACATCCGCCTCGTCGACGGCGATCATGACATCGATTGCCGGATCGACGGGATCGGCCCGATGAAGCTGAAGTCGGAGTTCGTGAAGAAGGCCTGA
- a CDS encoding ChbG/HpnK family deacetylase codes for MRHRARPTGVARAGHYARAAALVIILLASLLARPAGAQRAARPTAREVLRRLGLPDTARLVILHADDAAISPGTDRVTIAALRARQISSSSIIATTPYLDAFVAALPKDTTFDLGVHLTITSETDAMRWAPVAPRGRVGSLLDDAGLLRLGGTDEARPAEIERELDAQLARVRATGVRLSHLDSHQGALLYHGAERFAALRRLAKRACLPIPIPETFLRKFPYLAEALDDGQLPLADLMSIDPSVAPADWEAYYIGLFEGMRPGVTLLLVHLDEDTPEERHLFRDHREYDAAWRARDAALVRSGALREMARWHGIQVITWAEFARAASICPAGR; via the coding sequence ATGCGCCACAGGGCACGCCCGACCGGCGTCGCTCGCGCGGGGCACTACGCGCGCGCCGCTGCACTGGTGATCATCCTGCTGGCGTCGCTGCTCGCACGACCGGCTGGAGCCCAGCGCGCCGCGCGCCCGACCGCGCGCGAGGTCCTACGTCGCCTCGGCCTGCCCGACACCGCGCGACTCGTGATCCTCCACGCCGACGACGCGGCGATCTCCCCGGGGACCGACCGCGTCACCATCGCCGCCCTCCGCGCTCGGCAGATCTCGTCGTCCTCGATCATCGCGACCACCCCCTACCTCGACGCATTCGTCGCCGCCCTCCCGAAGGACACGACGTTCGACCTGGGCGTGCACCTCACGATCACGAGCGAGACCGACGCGATGCGCTGGGCCCCCGTCGCACCCCGCGGGCGGGTGGGCTCGCTGCTCGACGACGCCGGGCTGCTCCGGCTCGGCGGCACCGACGAGGCGCGACCGGCCGAGATCGAGCGCGAGCTGGATGCGCAGCTCGCCCGCGTGCGCGCGACGGGAGTCCGCCTGAGCCATCTCGACTCGCATCAAGGGGCGCTGCTGTACCACGGGGCCGAGCGTTTCGCGGCGTTGCGCCGCCTCGCCAAGCGCGCCTGCCTGCCCATCCCCATCCCCGAGACGTTCCTCCGCAAGTTCCCCTATCTCGCCGAGGCGCTCGACGACGGACAGCTCCCGCTCGCCGACCTGATGAGCATCGACCCGTCGGTCGCGCCGGCGGACTGGGAGGCGTACTACATCGGCCTCTTCGAGGGGATGCGGCCCGGGGTGACACTGCTCCTCGTGCACCTCGACGAGGACACGCCCGAGGAGCGGCACCTGTTCCGCGATCACCGCGAGTACGACGCCGCCTGGCGCGCGCGCGATGCGGCGCTGGTCCGGAGCGGCGCGTTGCGGGAGATGGCCCGCTGGCACGGCATCCAGGTGATCACCTGGGCCGAGTTCGCGCGGGCCGCGAGCATCTGCCCCGCCGGGCGCTGA
- a CDS encoding sodium/solute symporter (Members of the Solute:Sodium Symporter (SSS), TC 2.A.21 as described in tcdb.org, catalyze solute:Na+ symport. Known solutes for members of the family include sugars, amino acids, nucleosides, inositols, vitamins, urea or anions, depending on the system.), with protein MNAQGFGWLDLFVLLAYLGGTTALGLWVGRSQKDGKDYFVGDGSIPWWAVMFSIVASETSALTFISSPGLSYGAGPGLGDLGFLQVVAGYIVGRFVIAWLLLPRYFGGKLVTAYALLETRFGTATRRFTSIVFMVTRGLADSVRVFATAIPVALIVGPAVGNDKLVMPAAILLLGLLTVMYTYKGGMKAVVWTELIQATIYVSGGLIAVVLIGRAVPGGWSEIWGSAAAAGKTRMVDTYLGIDRPHTIFAGLLGGAFIALGSHGTDQTMVQRMLASRTLKDAQRAIIGSGFAVFAQFFLFLTIGLGLWAFYQGRVFPATDVIFPTFIIEQMPAGLLGLIVAAIVAATMSTHSGAINSLAAATTHDIYLPLTKRTPDDPRALVMGKRFALVWGVGLTLGALLFKAQGTPVVVIALSIASFTQGGLVGGFLLGILWKRAIQRDAILGMSVAIGTMAFIVFAKQIVAAYPGMAGMLGGVAKIAWPWYVLIGTSLTMAVGILSSFTHPMPAERPAA; from the coding sequence ATGAACGCACAAGGATTCGGCTGGCTCGACCTCTTCGTCCTCCTCGCCTACCTCGGCGGCACGACGGCCCTGGGACTCTGGGTCGGCCGGTCGCAGAAGGACGGCAAGGACTACTTCGTCGGCGACGGATCGATCCCCTGGTGGGCGGTGATGTTCTCCATCGTCGCGAGCGAGACCAGCGCGCTCACCTTCATCTCCTCGCCGGGACTGTCGTACGGCGCGGGGCCCGGGCTCGGCGACCTCGGCTTCCTGCAGGTGGTCGCGGGCTACATCGTGGGGCGCTTCGTCATCGCCTGGTTGCTGCTGCCGCGCTACTTCGGCGGCAAGCTCGTGACGGCCTATGCGCTGCTCGAGACGCGCTTCGGCACCGCCACGCGGCGCTTCACCAGCATCGTGTTCATGGTCACGCGCGGACTCGCCGATTCGGTGCGCGTCTTCGCCACCGCCATCCCTGTCGCCCTCATCGTCGGGCCCGCCGTCGGCAACGACAAGCTCGTGATGCCCGCGGCGATCCTCCTCCTCGGCCTCCTGACCGTCATGTACACGTACAAGGGCGGCATGAAGGCGGTCGTGTGGACCGAACTCATCCAGGCGACGATCTACGTGAGCGGCGGGCTCATCGCCGTCGTCCTCATCGGACGCGCCGTCCCCGGCGGCTGGAGCGAGATCTGGGGCTCGGCCGCCGCGGCCGGCAAGACGCGCATGGTCGATACCTATCTCGGCATCGACCGGCCGCACACGATCTTCGCCGGCCTCCTCGGCGGCGCCTTCATCGCGCTCGGCTCGCACGGCACCGACCAGACGATGGTCCAGCGGATGCTCGCGTCCCGCACGTTGAAGGACGCGCAGCGCGCGATCATCGGCTCGGGCTTCGCCGTCTTCGCGCAGTTCTTCCTCTTCCTGACCATCGGGCTCGGCCTCTGGGCGTTCTACCAGGGCCGCGTCTTCCCCGCGACGGACGTGATCTTCCCCACCTTCATCATCGAGCAGATGCCGGCCGGGTTGCTCGGGCTCATCGTCGCCGCGATCGTCGCCGCGACCATGAGCACGCACTCCGGCGCGATCAACTCGCTCGCCGCCGCGACCACGCACGACATCTACCTGCCGCTCACCAAGCGCACGCCCGACGATCCACGCGCGCTCGTCATGGGCAAGCGCTTCGCCCTCGTCTGGGGCGTGGGGCTCACGCTCGGCGCGCTCCTGTTCAAGGCACAGGGCACGCCGGTGGTCGTGATCGCGCTCTCGATCGCGTCGTTCACGCAGGGCGGACTCGTGGGCGGGTTCCTGCTCGGGATCCTCTGGAAGCGCGCCATCCAGCGCGACGCGATCCTCGGCATGTCCGTCGCGATCGGCACGATGGCGTTCATCGTCTTCGCCAAGCAGATCGTGGCAGCCTATCCCGGGATGGCCGGGATGCTCGGCGGCGTGGCGAAGATCGCCTGGCCCTGGTACGTGCTCATCGGCACGTCGCTCACGATGGCCGTCGGGATCCTGTCGTCGTTCACGCACCCGATGCCGGCGGAGCGACCGGCGGCCTGA
- a CDS encoding YaiI/YqxD family protein → MRLWIDADAAPQVVKEICYRACDRLKLETVLVANLRLTLPPGYPLLSAVRVDGSPDAADRYIAEQAVAGDVAVTQDIPLAALLVPKGVAVIDPRGEVFTAESIGERLSVRNFMEGLRSTGVDTGGHAAYGAREKQAFANALDRALTRAMRGG, encoded by the coding sequence ATGAGACTCTGGATCGACGCCGACGCCGCGCCGCAGGTGGTGAAGGAGATCTGCTACCGCGCCTGCGACCGGCTGAAGCTCGAGACGGTGCTCGTCGCGAACCTGCGGCTGACGCTCCCGCCCGGATATCCCCTGCTCTCGGCCGTGCGCGTCGACGGCTCGCCCGACGCGGCCGATCGGTACATCGCCGAGCAGGCGGTCGCGGGCGATGTGGCGGTGACGCAGGACATCCCGCTCGCCGCGTTGCTGGTGCCGAAGGGCGTGGCGGTGATCGATCCGCGCGGCGAGGTGTTCACCGCCGAGAGCATCGGCGAGCGCCTCTCCGTCCGGAACTTCATGGAAGGGCTGCGCTCGACCGGCGTCGACACCGGAGGCCACGCGGCGTATGGCGCGCGGGAGAAGCAGGCCTTCGCGAACGCGCTCGACCGCGCGCTCACCCGGGCGATGCGCGGCGGGTGA
- a CDS encoding alpha/beta hydrolase → MSLAWLPRIVLATLTVGAVAAAIPLVRYVSWRRALSATVSRDSRLLLTARGPVEVLTLGDQATGVPVLWLHGNPGGYDQLSRAVLARAEFREGLLSIVPSRPGYLRTPLSSGATPEEQAHLFAALLDSLGIPQVAVVGVSGGGPSALQFARLYPSRTRALALVFAITSRTPPDPVGRRQRLMDAVGLDDWYTWRFSTRFASIPDFDPADTAMVRSAEALLASTVPRALRRAGDDNDQRQFDRPDGWPIDGITAPTLILAGTKDITVPMAQAEFAQARIPGARLVRIAGDHNAQLTHAREVWGAVRAFVLDPTAR, encoded by the coding sequence GTGTCCCTCGCCTGGCTCCCGCGCATCGTGCTCGCCACCCTGACCGTCGGTGCGGTGGCGGCCGCCATCCCGCTCGTTCGGTACGTCAGCTGGCGACGCGCGCTCTCGGCGACGGTCAGCCGCGACTCGCGCCTCCTCCTGACCGCACGGGGTCCCGTCGAGGTCCTCACCCTCGGCGATCAAGCCACCGGCGTGCCCGTCCTCTGGCTCCACGGCAACCCCGGCGGCTACGACCAGCTCTCCCGCGCCGTCCTCGCGCGCGCCGAGTTCCGCGAGGGACTGCTCTCGATCGTCCCTTCGCGACCGGGCTACCTCCGCACTCCGCTCTCCTCGGGCGCGACTCCAGAGGAACAGGCGCATCTCTTCGCCGCGCTACTCGACTCGCTCGGCATCCCGCAGGTCGCCGTCGTCGGCGTCTCCGGCGGCGGCCCCTCGGCCCTGCAGTTCGCGCGGCTCTACCCCTCGCGCACGCGCGCCCTGGCCCTCGTGTTCGCGATCACCAGCCGCACGCCGCCCGATCCCGTCGGTCGCCGCCAGCGGCTCATGGATGCGGTCGGGCTCGACGACTGGTACACCTGGCGTTTCTCGACGCGGTTCGCGAGCATCCCCGACTTCGATCCCGCCGACACGGCGATGGTGCGATCCGCCGAAGCATTGCTCGCCTCGACCGTGCCGCGCGCCCTTCGTCGCGCCGGCGACGACAACGACCAGCGGCAGTTCGACCGGCCCGACGGGTGGCCCATTGACGGCATCACCGCGCCGACGCTGATCCTCGCCGGCACGAAGGACATCACGGTCCCGATGGCGCAGGCGGAGTTCGCGCAGGCGCGCATCCCCGGCGCTCGGCTGGTGCGCATCGCCGGCGACCACAACGCGCAGCTCACGCACGCGCGCGAAGTGTGGGGCGCCGTGCGCGCGTTCGTCCTCGATCCGACCGCGCGATGA
- a CDS encoding Na+:solute symporter, which translates to MNISWIDWVIAFVSIAICFVPALFLAKRSGENTSEFFASGRSVPWWLAGLSMVATTFSSDTPNWVTEQVRRYGVAGNWQWWAFVLTGIATVFFFARLWRRSGVLTDLEFYELRYSGQSASVVRGFRAVYLGLFFNCFIMGMVTLAACKIANILFGLPAWQTIILTGVLNVAFAAHSGLWGVLVIDMIQFFIKMTAVFAAAWFSLVEVGRRLAGDANGWVGLKLLVAKLSTMQVNQGTAAGDQPVMSVSDGAGQPILDMMPNFGMSELALMIFILPIAVSWWANWYPGAEPGGGSYIAQRMLASKSEKDALGGTLFFNVAHYVLRPWPWIITALCSIIVYPDLASIKAAFPNADVALIGHDSAFPAMLKFLPVGFVGLMIGGLLAANSSTILTHLNWGSSYLVHDFYRRFIRKDASEAHYVNAGRVSTVLLYVVAALLSLTMSSAQQAFQVLLSIGAGTGLLYIARWFWWRVSAWCEIVAMVMSLITSLVVPKLMPEAGFATVTIVQVGITTIAWLITAFVGPVTDRKVLVAFVQKVKPVGPGWADIRREAGISDAEVAQENRVGAAFVGWIAGCLVIWSSLFAIGNFLYSSGDPSRLTSAWLLTGVFVVSGVVLLRVTKQLWADSTASQARADARAAG; encoded by the coding sequence ATGAACATCTCCTGGATCGACTGGGTCATCGCGTTCGTCTCGATCGCCATCTGCTTCGTCCCGGCGCTCTTCCTCGCGAAGCGTTCCGGCGAGAACACCTCGGAGTTCTTCGCCTCCGGCCGCTCGGTCCCCTGGTGGCTCGCCGGCCTGTCGATGGTCGCGACGACCTTCTCGTCCGACACCCCCAACTGGGTGACCGAACAGGTGCGCCGCTACGGCGTCGCGGGGAACTGGCAGTGGTGGGCCTTCGTCCTCACCGGCATCGCGACCGTCTTCTTCTTCGCGCGCCTCTGGCGCCGCTCCGGCGTCCTCACGGACCTCGAGTTCTACGAGCTCCGCTACTCCGGCCAGTCGGCGTCGGTCGTGCGCGGCTTCCGCGCCGTCTACCTCGGTCTCTTCTTCAATTGCTTCATCATGGGGATGGTGACGCTCGCGGCCTGCAAGATCGCGAACATCCTCTTCGGGCTCCCCGCCTGGCAGACGATCATCCTCACCGGCGTCCTGAACGTCGCCTTCGCGGCGCACTCGGGGCTCTGGGGCGTGCTGGTGATCGACATGATCCAGTTCTTCATCAAGATGACCGCGGTCTTCGCCGCCGCCTGGTTCTCGCTCGTCGAGGTCGGCCGTCGGCTCGCCGGCGATGCGAACGGTTGGGTCGGACTCAAGCTCCTCGTCGCGAAGCTGTCGACCATGCAGGTGAACCAGGGCACCGCCGCCGGTGACCAGCCGGTCATGTCGGTCTCGGACGGCGCCGGCCAGCCGATCCTCGACATGATGCCGAACTTCGGCATGTCCGAGCTCGCGCTCATGATCTTCATCCTGCCCATCGCGGTCAGCTGGTGGGCCAACTGGTATCCCGGCGCCGAGCCGGGCGGCGGCTCGTACATCGCGCAGCGCATGCTCGCGTCCAAGAGCGAGAAGGACGCGCTCGGCGGGACGCTGTTCTTCAATGTCGCGCACTACGTGTTGCGTCCCTGGCCGTGGATCATCACCGCGCTCTGCTCGATCATCGTCTACCCCGACCTCGCGTCCATCAAGGCCGCCTTCCCGAACGCCGACGTCGCCCTCATCGGCCACGACTCGGCATTCCCGGCGATGCTCAAGTTCCTGCCGGTCGGCTTCGTGGGTCTCATGATCGGCGGCCTCCTCGCCGCGAACTCCTCGACGATCCTCACGCACCTCAACTGGGGCTCGTCGTACCTCGTCCACGACTTCTATCGCCGCTTCATCCGGAAGGACGCGAGCGAGGCGCACTACGTGAACGCCGGGCGTGTCTCGACGGTGCTGCTCTACGTCGTCGCCGCGCTGCTCTCGCTCACCATGAGCTCCGCGCAACAGGCCTTCCAGGTGCTGCTCTCCATCGGCGCCGGCACCGGCCTCCTCTACATCGCACGCTGGTTCTGGTGGCGCGTCTCCGCCTGGTGCGAGATCGTCGCGATGGTCATGTCGCTCATCACCTCGCTCGTCGTCCCCAAGCTCATGCCCGAGGCCGGCTTCGCGACGGTCACCATCGTGCAGGTCGGGATCACGACCATCGCCTGGCTGATCACCGCGTTCGTCGGCCCGGTGACGGACCGGAAGGTCCTCGTCGCATTCGTCCAGAAGGTCAAGCCGGTCGGCCCGGGCTGGGCCGACATCCGCCGCGAGGCGGGGATCAGCGACGCCGAGGTGGCCCAGGAGAACCGCGTGGGCGCGGCCTTCGTCGGGTGGATCGCCGGCTGCCTCGTGATCTGGTCGTCGCTCTTCGCGATCGGGAACTTCCTCTACAGCTCGGGAGATCCCTCGCGCCTCACGTCGGCCTGGCTCCTCACCGGCGTCTTCGTCGTGAGCGGCGTGGTGCTGCTGCGGGTGACGAAGCAGCTGTGGGCGGACAGCACGGCGTCGCAGGCGCGCGCGGACGCGCGCGCGGCGGGCTGA
- a CDS encoding hemolysin III family protein: MAQHRPQTRAEELANSLSHGSGLLLAAAALPVLIVTADRTSPLTLVGRVVFGVTMILCYLTSTVYHALHDGRAKRVFRVLDHSAIYLLIAGTYTPFLLGAMRGAWGWSLLGVVWTLALAGIIAKLTIGFRFPRLSTAFYVAMGWLAVVAVQPMLANVSGAGILWLLAGGLCYTGGVVFYVTDARLRFGHTLWHLFVLGGTACHFVAVLYHSATRLA; this comes from the coding sequence ATGGCCCAGCACCGCCCGCAGACGCGCGCCGAGGAACTCGCCAACAGCCTGTCGCACGGCTCGGGCCTCCTGCTCGCCGCCGCTGCGCTGCCGGTGCTCATCGTCACCGCCGACCGCACCAGCCCGCTGACGCTCGTCGGGCGCGTCGTCTTCGGCGTGACGATGATCCTCTGCTATCTCACGTCGACCGTCTACCATGCGCTCCACGACGGCCGCGCGAAGCGGGTCTTCCGCGTGCTCGACCACTCGGCGATCTATTTGCTGATCGCCGGCACCTACACCCCCTTCCTGCTCGGCGCGATGCGCGGCGCGTGGGGCTGGTCGCTCCTCGGGGTCGTCTGGACGCTCGCGTTGGCGGGCATCATCGCCAAGCTGACCATCGGGTTCCGCTTCCCGCGCCTCTCGACCGCCTTCTACGTGGCGATGGGCTGGCTCGCGGTCGTCGCGGTGCAGCCGATGCTGGCGAACGTCTCGGGAGCGGGGATCCTCTGGCTCCTCGCGGGCGGCCTCTGCTACACGGGCGGCGTGGTCTTCTACGTCACCGACGCCAGGCTCCGCTTCGGGCACACCCTCTGGCATCTCTTCGTCCTGGGCGGGACCGCCTGTCACTTCGTCGCCGTCCTCTACCACTCGGCCACCCGGCTGGCCTGA